From the genome of Azospirillum brasilense, one region includes:
- a CDS encoding GNAT family N-acetyltransferase: MDQRIAEQNAADQPTIEITIAKSDADIADSYAVVKELRTHMTDADAYVAQIHRQMEDGYNMALLRIDGEVAGCGGFRVHETLSRGRYMYVEDLVTSPKHRSFGLGDKLFDWLAGQAREKGCAQMEIISGVQRGDAHRFYHRKRMTVKAFQLVLPLT; the protein is encoded by the coding sequence ATGGACCAGCGGATCGCCGAACAGAACGCTGCCGACCAACCCACCATCGAGATCACCATTGCAAAGAGTGATGCCGACATCGCCGACAGCTACGCGGTGGTGAAGGAACTGCGCACCCACATGACGGACGCCGACGCCTACGTGGCGCAGATCCACCGTCAGATGGAGGACGGCTACAACATGGCGCTCCTGCGCATCGACGGCGAGGTGGCCGGCTGCGGCGGCTTTCGCGTTCACGAGACCCTATCGCGCGGCCGCTATATGTATGTTGAGGACCTCGTCACCTCGCCGAAGCACCGTTCCTTCGGTCTGGGCGACAAGCTGTTCGATTGGCTGGCTGGTCAGGCCCGCGAAAAGGGCTGCGCCCAGATGGAAATCATCTCCGGCGTCCAGCGCGGCGACGCGCACCGCTTCTATCACCGCAAGCGGATGACGGTTAAGGCATTCCAACTCGTCCTGCCGCTCACCTGA
- a CDS encoding homoserine dehydrogenase — protein sequence MSDSHKTGPLKIAVAGLGTVGAGVLKLLERQADLIEQRCGRRIEVVAVSARSRGKDRGVDLSTAEWYDDPVALAAHPGVDVVVELIGGSEGPAKETVELALERGRHVVTANKALLAHHGTELAAKAEAAGLAIGFEAAVAGGIPIIKGLREGLAGNRVSEVHGILNGTCNYILTEMRTTGRDFADVLADAQKLGYAEADPSFDIDGVDAAHKLAILTSVAFGTPVDFKSVHVEGIRHVSAVDFDYADALGYRIKLLGIARRTDRGIEQRVHPCMVPKAAPIAAVDGVFNAVIAQGDFVDRVLFVGRGAGEGPTASAVVADLIDIARGRSTPTFGVPAAQLSEAQPSPMEARRGSYYVRLMVVDRPGVIADVAAAMRDQNVSMEQFLQRGRAPGEAVPVVLTTHDTDEAAMQRALATISAKESVVEPPRMIRIEQF from the coding sequence ATGTCCGACTCCCACAAAACAGGCCCCCTGAAAATCGCCGTCGCGGGCCTGGGCACGGTCGGCGCGGGCGTTCTGAAGCTACTGGAGCGGCAGGCCGACCTGATCGAGCAGCGCTGTGGCCGCCGCATCGAGGTGGTGGCGGTCAGCGCCCGCTCGCGCGGCAAGGACCGCGGCGTCGACCTGTCGACGGCCGAATGGTACGACGACCCGGTGGCGCTCGCCGCCCATCCCGGCGTGGATGTGGTGGTCGAACTGATCGGCGGGTCCGAGGGGCCGGCGAAGGAGACCGTCGAGCTGGCGCTGGAGCGGGGACGCCACGTCGTCACCGCCAACAAGGCGCTGCTCGCCCATCATGGCACCGAGCTCGCGGCCAAGGCGGAGGCCGCCGGCCTCGCCATCGGCTTCGAGGCGGCGGTGGCTGGCGGCATCCCGATCATCAAGGGGCTGCGCGAAGGGCTGGCGGGCAACCGGGTGTCGGAGGTGCACGGCATCCTCAACGGCACCTGCAACTACATCCTGACGGAGATGCGCACCACCGGCCGCGATTTCGCGGACGTGCTGGCCGACGCGCAGAAGCTGGGCTACGCGGAAGCCGACCCGAGCTTCGACATCGACGGCGTGGACGCGGCGCACAAGCTGGCGATCCTGACCTCGGTGGCCTTCGGCACGCCGGTGGACTTCAAGAGCGTCCATGTCGAGGGCATCCGCCACGTCTCGGCGGTGGACTTCGACTACGCCGACGCGCTCGGCTACCGGATCAAGCTGCTGGGCATCGCCCGGCGCACCGACCGCGGGATCGAGCAGCGCGTGCACCCCTGCATGGTGCCGAAGGCGGCGCCCATCGCGGCGGTGGACGGTGTGTTCAACGCCGTGATCGCCCAGGGCGACTTCGTGGACCGTGTGCTGTTCGTCGGCCGCGGCGCCGGTGAGGGGCCGACGGCGTCGGCCGTGGTCGCCGACCTGATCGACATCGCCCGCGGGCGCTCCACCCCAACCTTCGGGGTGCCGGCGGCCCAGCTTTCCGAGGCCCAGCCGTCTCCGATGGAGGCCCGCCGGGGGTCGTACTACGTACGCCTGATGGTCGTGGACCGTCCCGGCGTGATAGCGGATGTTGCGGCGGCCATGCGCGACCAGAACGTCTCCATGGAGCAGTTCCTGCAGCGCGGGCGCGCCCCCGGCGAAGCGGTGCCGGTGGTCCTAACCACCCACGACACCGACGAGGCGGCCATGCAGCGCGCGCTTGCCACCATCTCCGCCAAGGAGTCGGTGGTCGAGCCGCCACGCATGATCCGCATCGAACAGTTTTGA
- the oxlT gene encoding oxalate/formate MFS antiporter, with product MHQALTEAPKGPLGGRWFQLVIGVICMSMIANLQYGWTLFVEPIDQKHGWGRAAIQVAFTIFVVMETWLVPVEGWFVDKFGPRIVVLIGGVLCAVAWAVNSVADSLAMLYLGAALGGIGAGGVYGTCVGNALKWFPDRRGLAAGLTAAGFGAGSALTVVPIANMIHSSGYEATFMTFGIGQGAVILALAWFLASPKKGQVPEVTRSAVSQTRESYTPVQMLKTPVFWVMYAMFVMVAAGGLMATAQLGPIAKDFHLDGVPVSIMGLTLPALTFALSIDRVLNGVTRPFFGWVSDHIGRENTMFIAFALECVGILALNQWGHNPVAFVILTGLVFFAWGEIYSLFPALCGDSFGSKFATTNAGLLYTAKGTASLVVPFANVAVASTGSWQAVFFFAAAVNGIAALLAIFVLKPMRARQITESLPAAKLAAEPAQ from the coding sequence ATGCACCAAGCCCTCACGGAGGCCCCGAAGGGGCCCCTCGGTGGCCGCTGGTTCCAGCTCGTCATCGGCGTCATCTGCATGTCGATGATCGCGAACCTGCAGTATGGCTGGACGCTGTTCGTCGAGCCCATCGACCAGAAGCATGGCTGGGGCCGTGCGGCCATCCAGGTGGCCTTCACCATCTTCGTCGTCATGGAAACCTGGCTGGTTCCCGTCGAAGGCTGGTTCGTCGACAAGTTCGGCCCGCGCATCGTCGTCCTGATCGGCGGCGTACTCTGCGCCGTGGCCTGGGCGGTCAACTCGGTGGCCGACTCGCTCGCCATGCTCTATCTCGGCGCGGCGCTGGGCGGCATCGGTGCCGGCGGCGTCTACGGCACCTGCGTCGGCAACGCGCTGAAGTGGTTCCCGGACCGTCGCGGTCTCGCCGCCGGTCTGACCGCCGCCGGGTTCGGCGCCGGCTCGGCCCTCACGGTCGTTCCCATCGCCAACATGATCCACTCCTCGGGCTATGAAGCCACCTTCATGACCTTCGGCATCGGCCAGGGCGCGGTGATCCTCGCGCTGGCGTGGTTCCTGGCGTCGCCGAAGAAGGGGCAGGTTCCGGAGGTCACCCGCTCGGCGGTGTCGCAGACCCGTGAGAGCTACACCCCGGTCCAGATGCTGAAGACCCCGGTCTTCTGGGTTATGTACGCCATGTTCGTGATGGTGGCGGCGGGCGGCCTGATGGCGACCGCGCAGCTTGGTCCGATCGCCAAGGACTTCCACTTGGACGGCGTCCCCGTCAGCATCATGGGCCTGACCCTGCCGGCGCTGACCTTCGCCCTGTCGATCGACCGAGTGCTGAACGGCGTCACCCGCCCATTCTTCGGCTGGGTGTCCGACCACATCGGCCGCGAGAACACCATGTTCATCGCCTTTGCCCTGGAGTGCGTCGGCATCCTGGCGCTGAACCAGTGGGGCCACAACCCCGTCGCCTTCGTGATCCTGACGGGTCTGGTGTTCTTCGCCTGGGGTGAGATCTATAGCCTGTTCCCGGCTCTGTGTGGCGACTCCTTCGGCTCGAAGTTCGCCACCACCAACGCCGGCCTGCTGTACACCGCCAAGGGCACCGCGTCGCTGGTCGTTCCCTTCGCCAACGTGGCGGTCGCCTCGACCGGCAGCTGGCAGGCAGTGTTCTTCTTCGCCGCTGCGGTCAACGGCATCGCCGCCCTGCTGGCCATCTTCGTCCTGAAGCCGATGCGCGCCCGCCAGATCACCGAGAGCCTGCCGGCCGCGAAGCTGGCGGCGGAGCCGGCCCAGTAA
- the recJ gene encoding single-stranded-DNA-specific exonuclease RecJ, which produces MTDTVPPFLNVAHSLSGKRWQARPYDERLAWGLAQGRGLPEIVGRVLAARGVTEEACDGFLNPTLKALLPDPSRFKDMDTAAERIARAIMDREPVAVFGDYDVDGATSSALLRRFFRAVGADLRIYVPDRMKEGYGPNGPALLRLKAEGVRLVVTVDCGISAFAALEAAAEAGLEVVVLDHHAAEPCLPPAVALVNPNRLDEDGAYRTLCAAGVTFLAVVAVNRALRSAGFYAGRNEPNLMEWLDLVALGTVCDVVPLTGLNRALVAQGLKVMARRANPGLSALSDVAGVKEKPDAYHAGFVLGPRVNAGGRVGASDLGARLLSTDDPMEAMELAQKLEAHNAERRAVEQGVLADAMARLEEHADELAELVFVAGEGWHPGVIGIVASRLKERYSRPACVIALEEGADGTVIGKASGRSVRGVDLGAAVIAARQEGLLMAGGGHRMAAGFTVAGNKLADLQAFLTGRVAEQVAAAPLVPTLELDGALSVGAANTSLVDRLNQLGPFGTGNAEPRFAVTDARVVRADVVGANHVRCILQGGDGARLKAIAFRALESEMGKALLMGRGSPFHIAGVLRIDRWNGAEGVQLLIDDAAPSQTM; this is translated from the coding sequence ATGACCGACACTGTTCCCCCCTTCCTGAACGTCGCCCATTCCCTGTCCGGCAAGCGCTGGCAGGCGCGGCCCTACGACGAGCGGCTGGCCTGGGGGCTGGCGCAGGGGAGGGGGCTGCCGGAGATCGTCGGGCGGGTGCTCGCCGCCCGCGGGGTGACCGAGGAGGCGTGCGACGGCTTCCTGAACCCGACGCTGAAGGCGCTGCTTCCCGACCCCTCCCGCTTCAAGGACATGGACACGGCGGCGGAGCGCATCGCCCGAGCGATCATGGACAGGGAGCCGGTGGCCGTCTTCGGCGACTACGACGTGGACGGCGCCACCTCCTCCGCGCTGCTGCGGCGCTTCTTCCGGGCGGTGGGGGCCGACCTGCGGATCTATGTGCCCGACCGCATGAAGGAGGGCTACGGCCCCAACGGCCCGGCGCTGCTGCGGCTCAAGGCCGAGGGCGTGCGGCTGGTCGTGACGGTGGACTGCGGGATCTCCGCCTTCGCGGCGCTGGAGGCGGCGGCGGAGGCCGGGCTGGAGGTGGTGGTCCTCGACCATCACGCGGCGGAACCGTGCCTGCCGCCGGCCGTCGCCCTGGTCAACCCGAACCGGCTGGACGAGGACGGCGCCTACCGCACGCTGTGCGCGGCGGGGGTGACCTTCCTGGCCGTGGTGGCGGTGAACCGGGCGCTGCGCAGCGCCGGATTCTACGCGGGCCGCAACGAGCCGAACCTGATGGAATGGCTCGACCTCGTGGCGCTGGGCACGGTGTGCGACGTGGTGCCCCTGACCGGGCTGAACCGGGCGCTGGTGGCGCAGGGGCTGAAGGTGATGGCGCGGCGCGCCAACCCAGGCCTGTCCGCCCTGTCCGACGTCGCCGGGGTCAAGGAGAAGCCGGACGCCTACCACGCCGGCTTCGTGCTCGGCCCGCGGGTCAACGCGGGTGGACGGGTCGGCGCTTCGGACCTCGGGGCGCGGCTGCTCTCCACCGACGACCCCATGGAAGCGATGGAGCTGGCCCAGAAGCTGGAGGCCCACAACGCCGAACGCCGTGCAGTGGAGCAGGGCGTGCTCGCCGACGCCATGGCCCGGCTGGAGGAGCACGCCGACGAGCTGGCCGAGCTGGTCTTCGTGGCGGGGGAGGGCTGGCACCCCGGCGTGATCGGCATCGTCGCCAGCCGCCTGAAGGAGCGCTACAGCCGTCCCGCCTGCGTTATCGCCCTGGAGGAGGGGGCGGACGGCACGGTGATCGGCAAGGCTTCGGGCCGTTCGGTGCGCGGGGTCGATCTCGGGGCGGCGGTGATCGCGGCGCGGCAGGAAGGGTTGCTGATGGCCGGCGGCGGGCACCGCATGGCGGCCGGCTTCACCGTGGCCGGGAACAAGCTGGCCGACCTGCAGGCCTTCCTGACCGGCCGCGTCGCCGAGCAGGTCGCCGCGGCCCCGCTGGTGCCGACGCTGGAACTGGACGGCGCGCTGTCGGTGGGGGCGGCGAACACATCCCTGGTGGACCGCCTGAACCAGCTCGGCCCGTTCGGCACCGGCAACGCGGAGCCGCGCTTCGCCGTCACAGACGCCCGCGTGGTGCGGGCCGACGTGGTCGGGGCGAATCACGTCCGCTGCATTCTCCAGGGCGGCGACGGCGCCCGGCTGAAGGCCATCGCCTTCCGCGCGCTGGAGAGCGAGATGGGAAAAGCCCTGCTGATGGGCCGCGGATCGCCCTTCCACATCGCCGGTGTCCTGCGCATCGACCGCTGGAACGGGGCGGAGGGAGTCCAGCTCCTGATCGACGACGCGGCACCCTCCCAAACCATGTGA
- a CDS encoding aldo/keto reductase translates to MTIPTTRLPSGTAVPVLGQGTWYMGEDSRDRAREAAALRLGLDLGMTLIDTAEMYADGGAEEVVGEAIAGRRDEVFLVSKVLPMNASRRGTIAACERSLKRLRTDRIDLYLLHWRGSHDFSETIEAFDTLMRDGKIGQWGVSNLDLQDMEELVGTPGGEGVQTNQLLYNLTRRGIEYDLQPWCRGRGIPIMAYSPIEQGRMLRRPELRRVAERHGATPAQVGLAWLLRQDGVIAIPKASDPAHVRDNRAAADLRLDEQDLADLDRAFPPPRGPRPLEML, encoded by the coding sequence ATGACCATTCCGACGACACGCCTTCCTTCGGGAACCGCCGTTCCGGTGCTCGGTCAGGGCACTTGGTACATGGGCGAGGACAGCCGCGACCGCGCGCGGGAGGCGGCGGCGCTGCGGCTCGGCCTCGACCTCGGCATGACGCTGATCGACACGGCGGAGATGTACGCCGACGGCGGGGCGGAGGAGGTGGTCGGCGAGGCCATCGCCGGGCGCCGCGACGAGGTATTCCTGGTCAGCAAGGTGCTGCCGATGAACGCCAGCCGCCGCGGCACCATCGCTGCCTGCGAACGCAGCCTGAAGCGTCTGCGCACCGACCGCATCGACCTCTACCTGCTGCACTGGCGTGGCAGCCACGATTTTTCCGAAACCATCGAGGCCTTCGACACGCTGATGCGCGACGGCAAGATCGGCCAATGGGGCGTCAGCAATCTGGATCTCCAGGACATGGAGGAACTGGTCGGCACGCCGGGCGGGGAGGGGGTGCAGACCAACCAGCTTCTCTACAACCTGACGCGCCGCGGCATCGAATACGACCTGCAGCCCTGGTGCCGCGGCCGGGGCATCCCGATCATGGCCTATTCGCCGATCGAGCAGGGGCGGATGCTGCGCCGTCCGGAGCTTCGCCGCGTCGCCGAGCGGCACGGCGCGACCCCGGCCCAGGTCGGGCTGGCCTGGCTGCTGCGCCAGGACGGGGTGATCGCTATCCCCAAGGCGTCGGACCCTGCCCATGTCCGCGACAACCGGGCCGCCGCCGACCTGCGGCTCGACGAGCAGGATCTCGCGGACCTCGACCGGGCCTTCCCGCCGCCGCGCGGGCCGCGCCCGCTGGAGATGCTGTAG
- a CDS encoding glycerol dehydrogenase, whose translation MITTAIFPARYVQGNGALDSLGEDLARLGKTVLAVTDSFVLKTLKGRLIDAATGRVELDIQEFRGECSDEEIERLTAHARAMGADTVVGIGGGKALDTAKAVAHALDARTAIVPTLASTDAPCSALSVIYTPEGAFKRYLVLPRNPDLVLVDTGVVASAPVRFLVSGMGDALSTWFEAEDCRIKRGGNMTGRVGPMTAFALARLCYDTLLEYGVLAKSACEQGVVTPALERIVEANTLLSGLGFESGGLAAAHAVHNGLTALEETHHYWHGEKVAFGTLTLLILTDRPPAVLDEVYGFCKAVGLPTTLAEIGLGDVSDERLLLAAERACADGETIHNEPHEITPQRVLAAMKAADAEGRRRKGL comes from the coding sequence ATGATCACCACGGCGATCTTTCCGGCCCGCTACGTCCAGGGCAACGGCGCCCTCGACAGCCTGGGCGAGGATCTGGCCCGGCTGGGCAAGACGGTTCTGGCCGTCACCGACAGCTTCGTTCTGAAGACGCTGAAGGGTCGGCTGATCGACGCCGCCACCGGGCGCGTCGAACTGGACATCCAGGAATTCCGCGGCGAGTGCTCCGACGAGGAGATCGAGCGGCTGACCGCCCACGCCCGCGCCATGGGCGCTGACACCGTGGTCGGCATCGGCGGCGGCAAGGCGCTCGACACCGCCAAGGCGGTCGCCCACGCGCTGGACGCGCGCACCGCCATCGTCCCGACGCTCGCCTCCACCGACGCGCCGTGCAGCGCGCTATCGGTGATCTACACGCCGGAGGGGGCCTTCAAGCGCTACCTCGTGCTGCCGCGCAACCCGGACCTCGTGCTGGTCGACACCGGCGTGGTAGCGAGCGCCCCGGTGCGATTCCTCGTCTCCGGCATGGGCGACGCCCTGTCCACTTGGTTCGAGGCGGAGGACTGCCGCATCAAGCGCGGCGGCAACATGACCGGGCGCGTCGGCCCGATGACCGCCTTCGCGCTGGCCCGGCTGTGCTACGACACGCTGCTGGAGTATGGCGTGCTGGCCAAATCGGCCTGCGAACAGGGCGTGGTCACTCCGGCGCTGGAGCGCATCGTCGAGGCCAACACGCTGCTGAGCGGGCTGGGCTTCGAGAGCGGCGGGCTGGCGGCGGCGCATGCCGTTCACAACGGCCTGACTGCCCTGGAGGAGACGCACCATTACTGGCATGGCGAGAAGGTCGCCTTCGGCACGCTGACGCTGCTGATCCTGACCGACCGGCCGCCGGCGGTGCTGGACGAGGTCTACGGCTTCTGCAAGGCGGTGGGGCTGCCGACGACGCTGGCCGAAATCGGTCTTGGCGACGTGTCGGACGAGCGGCTCCTGCTGGCGGCGGAGCGGGCCTGCGCGGATGGCGAGACCATCCACAACGAACCGCACGAAATCACCCCGCAGCGCGTGCTGGCCGCCATGAAGGCCGCCGACGCCGAGGGACGGCGGAGGAAGGGCCTGTAA
- a CDS encoding histone deacetylase family protein codes for MTTAIFTHPDFLAHDTGPGHPERPERIAVVWEVLDRDEFRDLPRFEAPEAEVEQLRWVHDPAYVDAVLSAVPESGHVRLDADTVLSPTSRSAILRAAGAVCAAVDAVLDGTAKNAFCAVRPCGHHAEPARAMGFCVFNNVAVGAEHARKRRGLTRVAVVDYDVHHGNGTQAMFWDDADLFFASTHQSPLYPGTGSMSETGVADNIVNAPLPPHSGTVEFRQAMERRILPALEEFQPELILISAGFDAHARDPLASLNFTGPDFEWATRKLVEAADRLCDGRVVTVLEGGYDMVGLAEGCAAHLQALMRG; via the coding sequence ATGACCACCGCCATTTTCACCCATCCGGACTTCCTGGCGCACGACACCGGCCCGGGGCACCCGGAGCGTCCCGAGCGAATCGCCGTGGTATGGGAGGTTCTGGACCGCGACGAGTTCCGCGATCTGCCCCGCTTCGAGGCTCCGGAGGCGGAGGTCGAGCAGCTGCGCTGGGTGCATGACCCGGCCTATGTGGACGCCGTGCTGAGCGCGGTTCCCGAAAGCGGCCATGTCCGGTTGGACGCCGACACCGTGCTGTCCCCGACTTCGCGTTCGGCGATCCTGCGGGCCGCCGGAGCGGTCTGCGCGGCGGTGGATGCGGTACTGGATGGGACGGCGAAGAACGCCTTCTGCGCTGTCCGTCCCTGCGGCCACCACGCGGAACCGGCCCGCGCCATGGGATTCTGCGTCTTCAACAATGTGGCGGTCGGTGCCGAGCACGCCCGCAAGCGGCGCGGTCTGACCCGCGTGGCCGTGGTCGATTACGACGTGCACCACGGCAACGGCACCCAGGCGATGTTCTGGGACGATGCCGACCTGTTCTTCGCCTCGACCCACCAGTCGCCGCTCTATCCCGGCACCGGCTCGATGAGCGAAACCGGGGTCGCCGACAACATCGTCAACGCGCCGCTGCCGCCCCATTCCGGGACGGTGGAGTTCCGCCAAGCCATGGAGCGCCGTATCCTCCCCGCGCTGGAGGAGTTCCAGCCGGAGCTGATCCTGATCTCCGCCGGATTCGACGCCCACGCCCGCGACCCCCTGGCGTCGCTGAACTTCACAGGGCCGGATTTCGAATGGGCGACGCGCAAGCTGGTGGAGGCGGCGGACCGGCTGTGCGACGGCCGCGTCGTGACGGTGCTGGAGGGCGGCTACGACATGGTGGGGCTCGCCGAAGGCTGCGCGGCCCATCTCCAGGCCCTGATGCGTGGCTGA
- the glpX gene encoding class II fructose-bisphosphatase yields the protein MSVHVDLSGMDRNLALEAVRVTEAAALSASLLMGRGDEKLADQAAVDAMRQALNTLYIDGTVVIGEGERDEAPMLYIGEKVGAGIGRGPKVDIALDPLEGTTICATGGPNSLAVIAMADEGGFLNAPDVYMDKIAVGSGLPEGVVDLDETPANNLKALAKAKGTEVQELLVCILNRPRHAELIARVREAGARIMLINDGDVSGVIATSQAGTGVDMYVGSGGAPEGVLAAAALRCIGGQFQGRLLFRNDDEKARAARWGVKDLNKKYSLTELASGNVMFAATGVTDGAMLRGVRRFPGGATTHSVIMRSKSGTVRYVEAHHNLQRKPAMA from the coding sequence ATGTCCGTTCATGTCGACCTGTCCGGTATGGACCGGAACCTGGCTCTGGAAGCCGTCCGCGTCACCGAGGCCGCCGCGCTGTCCGCGTCGCTGCTGATGGGCCGCGGTGACGAGAAGCTTGCCGACCAGGCCGCGGTCGACGCCATGCGCCAAGCGCTCAACACCCTCTACATCGACGGCACCGTCGTGATCGGCGAGGGCGAGCGCGACGAGGCGCCCATGCTTTACATCGGCGAGAAGGTCGGCGCCGGCATTGGCCGTGGGCCGAAGGTCGACATCGCGCTCGACCCGCTGGAAGGCACCACCATCTGCGCCACCGGCGGCCCGAACTCGCTGGCCGTCATCGCCATGGCGGACGAGGGCGGCTTCCTGAACGCGCCCGACGTCTACATGGACAAGATCGCCGTCGGCTCCGGCCTGCCGGAAGGCGTGGTCGATCTCGATGAGACGCCGGCCAACAACCTCAAGGCGCTGGCCAAGGCCAAGGGCACCGAGGTGCAGGAACTGCTGGTCTGCATCCTGAACCGTCCGCGGCACGCCGAGCTGATCGCCCGCGTCCGCGAGGCCGGCGCGCGCATCATGCTGATCAACGACGGCGACGTCTCGGGCGTGATCGCCACCAGCCAGGCCGGCACCGGCGTCGACATGTATGTCGGCTCCGGCGGCGCCCCGGAAGGCGTTCTGGCCGCGGCGGCGCTGCGCTGCATCGGCGGCCAGTTCCAGGGCCGTCTGCTGTTCCGCAACGACGACGAGAAGGCCCGCGCCGCCCGCTGGGGCGTCAAGGACCTGAACAAGAAGTACAGCCTGACCGAGCTGGCCAGCGGCAACGTCATGTTCGCGGCGACCGGCGTGACCGACGGCGCCATGCTGCGCGGCGTCCGCCGCTTCCCCGGCGGTGCCACCACCCACTCGGTGATCATGCGCTCCAAGTCGGGCACCGTGCGCTACGTCGAGGCGCACCACAACCTGCAGCGCAAGCCGGCCATGGCGTAA